A single Mytilus trossulus isolate FHL-02 chromosome 12, PNRI_Mtr1.1.1.hap1, whole genome shotgun sequence DNA region contains:
- the LOC134692830 gene encoding NECAP-like protein CG9132 isoform X1, with product MSTDYESILCVKNEVMVFKIPPRQSNRGYRAADWKLDAPDWTGRMRIVALGKDLFIKLEDKTSGELFAQCPVETYPSIAVEAVTDSSRYFVLRIKDDGGRSAFIGIGFNDRGDSFDLNVALQDHFKWLKNEEAAKKTQAEFTSGPKLDLGFKAGQTIKINLQTKRDPNQQAKSRPKGQGSGGGLGMLPPPPGATKLPPPPGGVPQLVPNQEKQPQQISQVSEPQINSHSQNISSSDSQSNVDLLFDSLSVSSSGSSSQPVLQPAQTTTADPWGDFTGVNSNSTPSTDEDWVQF from the exons ATGTCGACCGACTACGAAAGTATCTTGTGTGTTAAAAATGAAGTTATGGTGTTTAAAATACCTCCAAGGCAATCAAACAGAGGTTACAG AGCAGCTGACTGGAAGTTGGATGCACCAGATTGGACTGGTCGAATGAGAATTGTAGCTCTAGGCAAAGATTTGTTTATAAAGTTGGAAGACAAAACTTCAG GAGAATTATTTGCCCAGTGTCCTGTAGAAACCTACCCAAGTATAGCTGTAGAAGCCGTGACAGATTCCAGTCGATATTTTGTTTTACGGATAAAAGATGATGGTG GGAGAAGTGCTTTCATTGGTATAGGATTCAATGACCGAGGAGATTCCTTCGATCTCAATGTGGCACTGCAAGACCATTTTaa ATGGTTGAAAAATGAAGAAGCAGCCAAAAAGACACAAGCAGAGTTTACCAGTGGACCAAAACTTGACCTGGGATTCAAAGCAGGTCAAaccataaaaattaatttacag ACCAAGAGAGACCCTAATCAGCAAGCAAAATCCAGACCAAAAGGTCAAGGGTCAGGAGGTGGTTTAGGAATGTTACCTCCCCCTCCCGGAGCAACGAAGTTACCACCACCACCAGGGGGAGTACCCCAACTAGTACCCaatcaagaaaaacaaccacaACAAATTTCACAAGTTTCAGAACCACAAATAAATTCTCATTCACAAAACATTAGTTCTAGTGATAGCCAATCAAATGTAGATCTGTTATTTGATTCATTATCAGTGAGTTCATCAGGGTCATCGTCACAACCTGTGTTACAACCTGCTCAGACGACAACGGCAGATCCTTGGGGAGATTTTACAGGAGTCAA TTCTAATTCCACTCCCAGTACAGATGAAGATTGGGTCCAGTTTTGA
- the LOC134692829 gene encoding beta-1,3-galactosyltransferase 6-like, whose amino-acid sequence MRSSSSLERKLNKHATTILIGGIFFTFSILFFLSFCQMPCEDQTYAAMHKDQSDQGYWNLSPRKSFSCFLFISVLSSPKNMHERDVIRETWGNDLLKDIVLRFVVGIGNLNKEEKDSLSREHMLHKDLLLLNFNESFNALTLKVKETFKWVDNNVDLKFFLKVDEDSFVRTDALMRELKLKTNKRLYWGFFDGRALAKQKGKWEEKDWILCDRYLPYALGGGYVLSSDLVHYVSSNSKLLKAFKNEDVSLGAWLGPLDINRVHDPRFDTEYKSRGCKNSYLVTHKISSMLMREYDNNLQKLGHLCSREFQVRKSYVYNWSNPPSKCCERIDSSVP is encoded by the coding sequence ATGAGAAGTTCCTCTAGTTTGGAGAGAAAGCTCAATAAGCATGCAACAACTATACTAATTGGaggaatattttttacattcagcattctttttttcttgtcattttgtcaaatgCCTTGTGAAGACCAAACATATGCAGCAATGCATAAGGACCAATCGGATCAGGGCTACTGGAACTTATCACCAAGAAAGtccttttcttgttttttattcataagTGTATTGTCATCGCcaaaaaatatgcatgaaaGAGATGTTATTAGAGAAACATGGGGAAATGATTTACTGAAAGATATTGTTCTTCGATTTGTTGTTGGTATTGGGAATTTGAATAAAGAAGAGAAAGATTCGCTTAGTAGAGAACACATGCTGCATAAAGATTTACTCTTGTTAAATTTCAATGAAAGTTTTAATGCTCTAACCTTGAAAGTAAAAGAGACATTCAAATGGGTTGATAACAATGttgatttaaagttttttttaaaagtcgaTGAGGATTCTTTTGTGAGAACAGATGCCCTAATGAGAGAATTGAAACTAAAAACCAACAAAAGGCTTTATTGGGGATTTTTTGATGGGAGAGCTCTGGCAAAACAGAAGGGAAAGTGGGAAGAGAAGGACTGGATTCTTTGTGACAGATATTTACCATATGCTCTGGGAGGTGGATATGTTTTATCAAGTGACCTTGTACATTATGTGTCTTCAAATTCTAAACTTTTAAAAGCTTTTAAGAATGAGGATGTATCTCTCGGTGCTTGGCTTGGACCATTAGATATAAACCGAGTTCATGATCCAAGGTTTGATACAGAATATAAATCTAGAGGTTGTAAAAACTCATATTTAGTCACACATAAAATATCATCAATGCTAATGCGAGAGTATGATaataatttacagaaattaGGACATCTTTGTAGTCGAGAATTCCAAGTTAGAAAATCATATGTATACAATTGGAGTAATCCACCATCAAAGTGTTGTGAAAGGATTGATTCATCTGTtccataa
- the LOC134692830 gene encoding NECAP-like protein CG9132 isoform X2 has product MSTDYESILCVKNEVMVFKIPPRQSNRGYRAADWKLDAPDWTGRMRIVALGKDLFIKLEDKTSGELFAQCPVETYPSIAVEAVTDSSRYFVLRIKDDGGRSAFIGIGFNDRGDSFDLNVALQDHFKWLKNEEAAKKTQAEFTSGPKLDLGFKAGQTIKINLQTKRDPNQQAKSRPKGQGSGGGLGMLPPPPGATKLPPPPGGVPQLVPNQEKQPQQISQVSEPQINSHSQNISSSDSQSNVDLLFDSLSVSSSGSSSQPVLQPAQTTTADPWGDFTGVKKGEGK; this is encoded by the exons ATGTCGACCGACTACGAAAGTATCTTGTGTGTTAAAAATGAAGTTATGGTGTTTAAAATACCTCCAAGGCAATCAAACAGAGGTTACAG AGCAGCTGACTGGAAGTTGGATGCACCAGATTGGACTGGTCGAATGAGAATTGTAGCTCTAGGCAAAGATTTGTTTATAAAGTTGGAAGACAAAACTTCAG GAGAATTATTTGCCCAGTGTCCTGTAGAAACCTACCCAAGTATAGCTGTAGAAGCCGTGACAGATTCCAGTCGATATTTTGTTTTACGGATAAAAGATGATGGTG GGAGAAGTGCTTTCATTGGTATAGGATTCAATGACCGAGGAGATTCCTTCGATCTCAATGTGGCACTGCAAGACCATTTTaa ATGGTTGAAAAATGAAGAAGCAGCCAAAAAGACACAAGCAGAGTTTACCAGTGGACCAAAACTTGACCTGGGATTCAAAGCAGGTCAAaccataaaaattaatttacag ACCAAGAGAGACCCTAATCAGCAAGCAAAATCCAGACCAAAAGGTCAAGGGTCAGGAGGTGGTTTAGGAATGTTACCTCCCCCTCCCGGAGCAACGAAGTTACCACCACCACCAGGGGGAGTACCCCAACTAGTACCCaatcaagaaaaacaaccacaACAAATTTCACAAGTTTCAGAACCACAAATAAATTCTCATTCACAAAACATTAGTTCTAGTGATAGCCAATCAAATGTAGATCTGTTATTTGATTCATTATCAGTGAGTTCATCAGGGTCATCGTCACAACCTGTGTTACAACCTGCTCAGACGACAACGGCAGATCCTTGGGGAGATTTTACAGGAGTCAA GAAAGGTGAAGGAAAGTGA